One stretch of Nitratiruptor tergarcus DSM 16512 DNA includes these proteins:
- a CDS encoding YcfL family protein, whose translation MNIKTLKIWSIIAVLILSTGCAPSTYPAHKSASNVLKSISNEYIINNIPLDYKVSIVSYNSKYTNDLLHVSVDIKNHKQEQYELEYRFRWFDDTGFEVDATPWLPLTLNAMEYKTIQGIAHSPQVESFKFYIRVKQ comes from the coding sequence GTGAACATAAAGACTTTGAAAATATGGAGTATTATTGCGGTGCTCATTCTTTCAACCGGATGTGCCCCCTCTACATACCCTGCACACAAAAGTGCAAGCAACGTTTTAAAAAGTATAAGCAATGAGTATATTATCAACAATATTCCATTAGATTATAAAGTCTCTATTGTCAGCTATAACTCCAAGTATACTAATGACCTTTTACATGTCTCTGTTGACATCAAAAATCATAAACAGGAGCAATATGAGCTAGAGTATCGATTTAGATGGTTCGATGATACCGGATTTGAAGTTGATGCAACACCTTGGCTGCCTCTTACACTCAATGCTATGGAGTATAAAACAATTCAAGGAATTGCTCATAGCCCTCAAGTCGAGTCTTTCAAATTTTATATAAGAGTAAAACAGTAA
- a CDS encoding VIT1/CCC1 transporter family protein, with product MEALKQQQNEINEFFIYMELSKLQKDPHNKKILQEIALQEKEHYTFWKNITGKDLKPQKFVVLWYVFLARLFGLSFALKLMERGEERAQAFYRRLIMKYPEAKKIFDEENMHEAKLLSLLNDSKLRYAGAVVLGMNDALVELTGTLTGIALAFNNAQYVGITGIIMGVAASLSMAGSAYLEARENQDSGIKPSKYALYTGFAYILTTVFLVTPFFFVVKAKVGLAFMFLSATLAIIIYNFYIAVAKDEDFSKRVREMFVITFGVALISFVIGYVVNRYFGIEI from the coding sequence ATGGAGGCACTCAAACAGCAACAAAATGAAATTAATGAGTTTTTTATCTATATGGAGCTAAGTAAACTCCAAAAAGATCCTCACAACAAGAAGATTCTCCAAGAGATTGCATTGCAAGAGAAAGAGCACTATACATTTTGGAAAAACATCACAGGAAAAGATCTCAAACCGCAAAAGTTTGTAGTGCTTTGGTATGTTTTTTTAGCCAGACTTTTTGGACTCAGTTTTGCTTTGAAGTTGATGGAGAGAGGAGAGGAGAGAGCACAAGCATTCTATAGACGCCTTATTATGAAATATCCTGAAGCAAAAAAGATATTTGATGAAGAGAATATGCACGAAGCTAAACTCCTCTCGCTCCTTAATGATAGTAAACTACGCTATGCTGGTGCAGTAGTTTTAGGGATGAATGATGCGCTCGTAGAGCTAACTGGAACGCTTACAGGTATTGCGTTAGCTTTTAATAATGCTCAATATGTTGGTATAACTGGAATAATAATGGGAGTTGCAGCATCTCTTTCCATGGCTGGTAGTGCCTATTTGGAAGCGAGAGAAAATCAAGATAGTGGGATTAAACCTTCAAAATATGCCCTCTACACGGGATTTGCATATATTCTTACAACAGTTTTTCTCGTAACGCCTTTTTTCTTTGTAGTAAAGGCAAAAGTAGGGCTTGCATTTATGTTTTTGTCTGCGACTCTTGCGATAATTATCTATAATTTTTACATTGCAGTTGCAAAAGATGAGGATTTTAGCAAGCGTGTAAGGGAAATGTTTGTTATTACATTTGGTGTAGCGCTCATATCATTTGTAATTGGATATGTTGTCAATAGATATTTCGGGATAGAGATTTGA
- a CDS encoding TAXI family TRAP transporter solute-binding subunit, with protein sequence MRILLYILLLSAVLFADKIATSYQGTSDYNVISNSILNTYFTIEETKGDIQSLRSLLKNPATSLAVVQEDIIKDVIREDFALKERLKIVSPLYRAAILIITPKNSEIKNLKDLSNRRVIVDSEGSGDFYTFLNLQEKYTITPEIFNIKKNEAIKYLKRSKADAFFYIGNIKDIAYLYPSYNFIPVVDSNYKLGFFDIDNNNSIRTAYLDKFLLSTTQKEKRLPKTDLHKLLATLLVKGEREYLCGFTRNTPVQLEDYIYFVCAEHITPQQKSPSITHAKHKKKIAKKLYYDDIEDITIYPIALKNKNFDNYGTSYIVEKTKLDNAIKLIKKEIKEDPSCKIVIISKGNEAEAIEHAKLINRYFKKAHIKRKYIINKVLPIPCNDNCFYSTTITFKQL encoded by the coding sequence ATGAGAATACTCCTTTATATATTGCTATTATCAGCTGTTCTTTTTGCAGATAAAATCGCTACGAGTTACCAAGGTACATCTGATTATAATGTCATTAGCAACAGCATTCTCAATACATATTTCACTATCGAAGAGACAAAAGGCGATATTCAAAGCTTGCGCTCTCTTCTAAAAAATCCCGCTACTTCATTAGCAGTTGTCCAAGAAGATATTATCAAAGATGTGATAAGAGAAGATTTTGCGCTCAAAGAAAGATTAAAAATTGTCTCTCCTCTTTATAGAGCAGCTATACTCATAATTACTCCTAAAAATAGTGAAATAAAAAATCTCAAAGACCTCTCCAATAGAAGAGTGATAGTTGATAGTGAAGGGAGTGGAGATTTTTATACCTTCCTCAATCTCCAAGAAAAATATACCATAACGCCAGAAATTTTTAATATCAAGAAGAATGAAGCTATAAAATATTTAAAACGAAGCAAAGCTGATGCCTTTTTCTATATAGGCAACATCAAAGATATTGCTTATCTCTACCCTTCTTACAATTTTATTCCTGTAGTAGACAGCAATTATAAGCTGGGCTTTTTCGATATTGATAATAACAATAGCATAAGAACTGCATATCTAGATAAATTTTTACTCTCAACTACACAGAAAGAAAAGAGACTTCCAAAAACGGATCTCCACAAGCTCCTTGCAACACTTTTAGTAAAAGGAGAGAGAGAATATCTTTGTGGGTTTACAAGAAATACTCCAGTGCAGCTTGAAGATTATATCTATTTTGTCTGTGCTGAACATATTACACCACAACAAAAATCTCCTAGTATCACTCATGCTAAACATAAAAAGAAAATAGCAAAAAAACTTTATTACGATGATATAGAAGATATTACAATTTATCCTATAGCATTAAAAAACAAAAATTTTGACAATTATGGTACAAGTTATATTGTCGAAAAAACTAAATTGGACAATGCTATAAAACTCATAAAAAAAGAGATTAAAGAGGATCCATCTTGCAAAATCGTCATTATTAGCAAAGGCAATGAAGCTGAAGCTATTGAGCATGCAAAACTTATTAACAGATATTTCAAAAAAGCCCACATTAAAAGAAAATATATTATTAATAAGGTTTTACCTATTCCATGTAATGACAACTGTTTTTACAGCACAACCATAACATTTAAACAGTTATAA
- the lpoB gene encoding penicillin-binding protein activator LpoB: MKRKTIYISLIIASIFVSGCAVSSQPHYIDKEKLGTSTPTTLGLDYEDIERASLKLVDSMLRSPYLNRMYETKMKKEGKPLIMMISDFTNDTTQRLDIDQIVKKIRIALLNSGKFIVTTALRAGGPEDRATLELRKLRKNKEFNQKTIAKKGTVVAPDLSLSGKIIQRVSKLPNGEQRVDYYIQMSLTDVTSGLAFWEGEEVISKAGSSKSAPW; the protein is encoded by the coding sequence ATGAAAAGAAAAACCATTTATATATCTCTTATAATAGCAAGCATATTTGTTTCTGGATGTGCAGTAAGTAGTCAACCCCACTATATTGATAAAGAAAAATTAGGCACATCTACACCGACAACTCTTGGTCTTGATTATGAAGATATTGAAAGAGCTTCACTGAAACTTGTAGATTCTATGCTACGCTCTCCCTACCTCAACAGAATGTATGAGACAAAAATGAAAAAAGAGGGAAAACCTCTTATTATGATGATTAGTGATTTTACGAACGATACCACACAGCGCCTCGATATTGACCAGATAGTCAAAAAAATACGTATAGCTCTTCTTAATAGTGGTAAATTTATTGTAACAACTGCTCTTAGAGCTGGAGGCCCGGAAGATAGAGCGACATTAGAGCTGAGAAAGCTTAGAAAAAATAAAGAGTTTAATCAAAAAACAATTGCAAAAAAAGGAACAGTTGTTGCTCCAGATTTAAGTTTATCTGGCAAAATCATTCAACGAGTCTCAAAACTGCCAAATGGTGAGCAACGAGTTGATTACTATATCCAAATGAGTCTTACTGATGTAACAAGTGGTTTGGCTTTTTGGGAAGGTGAAGAGGTTATTAGTAAAGCTGGTAGCTCTAAATCTGCACCATGGTAA
- a CDS encoding DedA family protein: MIEHIIQLLVNFADSLGYVGVYFYMLLVGTFIPVPSEIVLIPTGYLASIGKKSFFLLLFSGALGSLSGALINYFLAKWLVKKYRQKALFQKVIKFFARHGKISVFLAPLTPGLGQYISIPAGISHMPLRYFIPFTLSANIIWVGFMLLVGYIFGEGSRAKSAAAVGSLFLLGFVIIVATIYVWRDVKKEDLPAYR; the protein is encoded by the coding sequence TTGATAGAGCATATTATTCAACTCCTTGTAAATTTTGCTGATAGTTTAGGATATGTCGGAGTCTATTTTTATATGTTGCTTGTAGGAACTTTTATTCCTGTTCCAAGTGAGATAGTTCTCATTCCTACAGGATATCTTGCTTCCATTGGTAAAAAAAGTTTTTTTCTGCTGCTTTTTAGTGGAGCATTGGGATCTCTTAGTGGCGCACTCATAAACTACTTTTTGGCTAAATGGCTTGTGAAGAAGTATCGACAAAAAGCACTTTTTCAAAAAGTGATTAAATTTTTTGCACGCCATGGAAAAATATCGGTTTTTTTAGCGCCTTTAACTCCGGGACTTGGGCAATATATTTCGATCCCAGCAGGAATTTCTCACATGCCTTTGCGTTACTTTATCCCTTTTACATTGAGTGCCAACATTATTTGGGTAGGTTTTATGCTTCTTGTGGGCTATATTTTTGGAGAGGGAAGTAGAGCAAAGAGTGCTGCAGCTGTTGGATCGCTTTTCTTGTTGGGATTTGTTATTATTGTAGCTACCATTTATGTATGGAGAGATGTGAAAAAAGAGGATCTTCCCGCATATAGGTAA
- the rpmI gene encoding 50S ribosomal protein L35: MPKMKTHRGAAKRFKKTKNKIKRGSAFRSHILTKKSPKTKRHLRAPHYVSKVDEPRVRELISTY, from the coding sequence ATGCCAAAGATGAAGACGCATAGAGGGGCTGCAAAACGGTTCAAAAAAACCAAAAACAAAATTAAAAGAGGAAGCGCTTTTAGAAGCCATATCCTTACAAAAAAGAGCCCCAAAACAAAAAGACACCTCAGAGCTCCACACTATGTAAGCAAAGTGGATGAGCCAAGAGTACGAGAGTTAATATCTACATATTAA
- a CDS encoding pentapeptide repeat-containing protein, with the protein MFTNTFILFFLISSSLFGYVFETNPINNKIDQFKKQLLDTRTISNKIFRDQVFNKKDFKNYKFEKVEFIHCNFNATNFRNSKFNKVVFKNCTIYNSDFRLTLIKFSKFIKSEIKVSYFNNAKLHFIDFIYSKLPGTSFVQATLHNCRFIKSDLSSAIWPNGEKCMKGSFEKCIYLQKR; encoded by the coding sequence ATGTTTACAAATACTTTTATACTCTTTTTTCTCATATCGTCGTCTCTCTTTGGGTATGTTTTTGAAACGAATCCTATTAATAATAAAATAGATCAATTCAAAAAACAGCTTTTAGATACAAGAACTATCTCTAACAAAATATTCCGTGATCAGGTATTTAATAAAAAGGATTTTAAAAATTACAAATTTGAAAAAGTAGAGTTTATTCATTGTAATTTTAATGCAACCAATTTTCGCAATAGTAAATTTAACAAAGTAGTTTTTAAAAACTGCACCATTTACAATAGTGACTTTAGATTGACTCTCATAAAATTTAGCAAATTTATAAAAAGTGAAATAAAGGTTTCCTATTTCAATAATGCAAAATTACATTTTATAGACTTTATCTATTCAAAGTTACCAGGAACCAGTTTTGTACAAGCAACATTACATAATTGCAGATTTATAAAAAGCGATTTATCTTCAGCTATTTGGCCCAATGGGGAAAAATGTATGAAAGGAAGTTTTGAAAAATGTATCTATTTACAAAAAAGATAA
- a CDS encoding SIR2 family NAD-dependent protein deacylase produces the protein MKIYLLSGAGLSAPSGIPTYRDDGLWDEVAIEEVATHDAWLRNPQKVIAFFDKKRQELACYKPNAAHYYFAKLQNCVHLTQNVDDLCERAGQETVHLHGKLTEVRCDKCKSIWDIGYTPQPHLCHFCGSKSVRPNVILFGEVAPNYRYLYTTKADVFIAVGTSGAVIDIADIAQQFPVSILIDPKRRKRTTMFGEFDTYIDEYFSYFIQEDIVTAIDTLDILLKEIDGGTQTATK, from the coding sequence ATGAAAATATATCTTTTAAGTGGAGCAGGCCTCAGTGCTCCAAGTGGAATTCCAACATACAGAGATGATGGGCTATGGGATGAGGTAGCAATTGAGGAGGTAGCTACGCATGATGCATGGCTTCGCAATCCTCAAAAGGTTATCGCATTTTTTGATAAAAAACGTCAAGAGCTAGCTTGTTATAAGCCAAATGCTGCCCATTATTACTTTGCAAAGCTTCAAAATTGTGTGCATTTGACACAAAATGTTGATGACTTGTGTGAAAGAGCAGGGCAGGAGACTGTGCATTTGCATGGTAAACTCACAGAGGTGCGGTGTGATAAATGTAAAAGTATATGGGACATTGGATATACTCCGCAACCTCACCTTTGCCACTTTTGTGGCAGCAAAAGCGTACGGCCAAATGTTATACTATTTGGTGAAGTTGCACCAAACTATAGGTATCTCTATACAACAAAAGCGGACGTTTTCATTGCTGTAGGTACAAGTGGAGCAGTTATTGATATAGCTGACATAGCACAGCAGTTTCCAGTATCAATTCTTATAGATCCAAAGCGTCGTAAACGCACAACAATGTTTGGAGAGTTTGATACGTATATAGATGAATACTTTAGCTATTTTATTCAAGAAGATATAGTAACTGCAATTGATACATTGGATATTTTATTAAAGGAGATTGATGGAGGCACTCAAACAGCAACAAAATGA
- the rplT gene encoding 50S ribosomal protein L20 produces MRVKTGVVRRRRHKKILKLAKGFYSGRRKHFRKAKEQLERSLVYAYRDRKQKKRDFRKLWITRINAACRLNDISYSRFIHGLKQANIELDRKILADMAMNEPEAFAKVVEKAKAALS; encoded by the coding sequence ATGAGAGTAAAAACAGGTGTTGTTAGAAGAAGAAGACACAAAAAGATTTTAAAGCTTGCAAAGGGTTTCTACAGCGGTAGAAGAAAACATTTTAGAAAAGCAAAAGAGCAGCTTGAGAGAAGTCTTGTCTATGCATATCGTGATAGAAAGCAGAAAAAAAGAGATTTTAGAAAACTTTGGATCACAAGAATCAATGCAGCATGCAGACTGAATGATATAAGTTATTCACGATTTATTCATGGTCTCAAGCAGGCAAATATTGAGCTTGACAGAAAGATCTTGGCAGATATGGCTATGAATGAACCAGAAGCTTTTGCAAAAGTTGTAGAAAAAGCAAAGGCTGCCCTCTCTTAA
- a CDS encoding DUF6844 domain-containing protein, producing MKIYKILLHSLITSSLLVSISSANASQNSINQQDIQEQNSLSQPIVPTASEKIDDWADAFLQKVGIPSFGEVNGKFFYYAQEAVSIPATDPQFGNALVNAYDKAFFAIMEQYAKDMYGRETVNEIRHFFSDSSTNAAKIELPNNYTRGFWGKILTILDKNLDVIDKTLDKKLIELGVDPKELQHMSPKQKKDLFKDKFIKNVITKASGDVSGIFTIQSAWASDKNGNYVVGVIAVVSPKTKQIAKDIKYHRKSLIKGKGRDIQSLIPHSPQELSKTLGTRLVYDIDGTPAIISYGIQSYIPNKDHYINVRLKQNAREGAISNADAQIAMLVNGYLSTKTSRQTGEEIRKYVERELKPDSDTIEKTIKNIIDITNKQAQAHASMNLQGVSTVKTWRYTLPTGQKLVGAVRVWRYATLQKINQFKKGYKQTSKHTTNKSGKSGFGESQIVNDINDF from the coding sequence TTGAAAATATATAAAATTCTATTACATTCTTTAATAACTAGTTCACTTCTTGTATCAATATCTTCAGCCAATGCATCACAAAATAGTATCAATCAGCAAGATATACAAGAGCAAAACAGCTTATCTCAACCTATAGTTCCAACAGCCTCAGAGAAAATAGACGACTGGGCTGATGCATTTTTACAAAAAGTAGGAATTCCCTCTTTTGGGGAAGTAAATGGAAAATTTTTCTATTATGCACAAGAAGCAGTATCAATTCCTGCAACAGATCCCCAGTTTGGAAATGCTTTAGTCAATGCATATGATAAAGCTTTCTTTGCTATTATGGAACAGTATGCAAAAGATATGTATGGTAGAGAAACAGTTAATGAAATAAGACATTTTTTTTCGGACTCTTCGACAAATGCAGCGAAAATTGAGTTACCAAACAATTACACAAGAGGTTTTTGGGGAAAAATTCTAACAATTTTGGATAAAAATCTAGATGTAATTGATAAAACTCTCGATAAAAAGCTCATTGAACTTGGAGTAGATCCTAAAGAATTGCAACACATGTCTCCAAAACAGAAAAAAGATCTCTTCAAAGATAAATTTATAAAAAATGTAATTACCAAAGCAAGCGGCGATGTTTCTGGTATTTTTACAATTCAATCAGCGTGGGCATCAGATAAAAATGGTAATTATGTAGTAGGTGTTATCGCTGTCGTCAGCCCTAAAACTAAACAGATTGCAAAAGATATTAAATACCATAGAAAATCTCTCATTAAGGGCAAAGGAAGAGATATACAATCTTTAATTCCACACTCTCCACAAGAACTATCAAAAACACTAGGTACACGTCTTGTATATGATATCGATGGAACTCCAGCAATAATTTCTTATGGAATACAAAGCTATATTCCAAATAAAGATCACTATATCAATGTGAGACTCAAACAAAATGCAAGAGAGGGTGCAATATCAAATGCTGATGCACAAATTGCAATGCTAGTAAATGGTTATCTAAGTACAAAAACATCAAGACAAACAGGTGAAGAGATTAGAAAATATGTAGAACGAGAACTTAAACCAGACAGCGATACGATTGAAAAAACAATTAAAAATATAATCGATATTACAAATAAACAAGCTCAAGCTCATGCATCCATGAATTTACAAGGAGTCAGTACAGTAAAAACATGGAGATATACTCTTCCAACAGGACAAAAATTGGTAGGTGCTGTGAGAGTCTGGAGATACGCGACACTGCAAAAAATTAATCAATTTAAAAAAGGGTACAAACAAACAAGTAAACATACAACAAACAAAAGTGGTAAAAGTGGATTTGGAGAAAGCCAAATTGTAAATGATATCAATGATTTTTAA
- a CDS encoding GIN domain-containing protein, with the protein MYLFTKKINLLAIFLLFIGNTLLFADSNIISNKTIISPGSVVHGNTGIIINGKKVSAPHKQDLAKRIAKNIQCSFDKVVFKIDGMTLHIQNGDKECKIIYPQILKNGLKIAKKTLELKDSKEIAYGAPIDLYIHSIHTISLIGDIFLKVDKKIDTLNLTVQGDADIEFKNAVNTISLDIIGDAQIKLQDVQKATINYSGDLFLEIEKIKTLILKGTGDVIIRPGDEHFTLIKSINGDLHIIKKEKK; encoded by the coding sequence ATGTATCTATTTACAAAAAAGATAAACTTACTTGCAATTTTTTTGTTATTCATCGGAAATACACTCCTCTTTGCTGATAGCAACATCATCTCAAACAAGACAATAATATCTCCTGGTAGCGTTGTACATGGCAATACAGGAATCATTATTAACGGGAAAAAAGTATCGGCTCCTCATAAACAAGACTTAGCAAAAAGGATCGCAAAAAATATTCAATGCAGTTTTGACAAAGTAGTATTCAAAATAGATGGAATGACTCTTCATATACAAAATGGAGACAAAGAGTGCAAAATCATATATCCGCAAATACTAAAAAACGGGCTCAAAATAGCAAAGAAAACTTTGGAGTTGAAAGACTCAAAAGAGATTGCTTATGGTGCGCCAATAGATTTATATATTCACAGTATTCATACCATTTCTCTTATTGGTGATATTTTTTTAAAAGTTGATAAAAAAATCGATACACTCAATCTTACAGTTCAAGGTGATGCAGACATTGAATTTAAAAATGCAGTTAATACCATTTCTTTAGATATAATTGGAGATGCTCAAATTAAATTGCAAGATGTTCAAAAAGCTACTATTAACTACAGTGGGGATCTGTTTTTGGAAATAGAAAAGATTAAAACCTTAATATTAAAAGGGACAGGGGATGTGATTATCAGACCAGGAGATGAACATTTTACATTGATAAAATCTATAAATGGTGATTTACACATCATAAAAAAGGAGAAAAAGTGA
- a CDS encoding CsgG/HfaB family protein encodes MKKFIVLILFSLSLFAGIKTISVIAQGYGTTYDEAVKNALINAVGQVKGIAISARKRLQRKIHEAHISVNDSYKASIKVADRTSNSIYSSTGGFINSYKIIYVKKISPKEYKAKVKAYFAKYRSPGLNPRNRRSLAVLPFEYKKNYTLYGISINGKALSDRITQSIVNKITQTRKFTVLDRQNSKYYQVEKDLLTSGDSDPVELARLGKRLGADYFVIGQILDFGVNKNIESNYYTGESSSKNEAYATIAYRILNIPTQQIKWSDTIDIEFELPPARRAESIVVKAGDKIAQVLVEQIIFNIYPPKIVSISRDRVVVNMGGNFIHTGEKYEVYKLGKRLYDPYTKESLGREEIKIGTVKITKVLPKISYAKVVEGKVRKGAILKKISTPKEDDSNSQNVGKESMFDEMFHK; translated from the coding sequence ATGAAAAAATTCATAGTGCTTATTCTATTTTCTCTTTCCCTATTTGCAGGAATCAAAACAATTAGTGTCATAGCCCAAGGCTATGGTACTACTTATGATGAAGCTGTCAAAAATGCTTTGATTAATGCAGTTGGGCAAGTCAAAGGAATAGCAATTTCAGCACGAAAAAGATTGCAGCGAAAAATTCACGAAGCTCATATATCTGTCAATGATTCGTATAAGGCATCAATTAAAGTTGCTGATAGGACATCCAATAGCATTTATAGTTCAACTGGGGGATTTATCAATAGCTATAAAATCATTTACGTTAAAAAAATCTCTCCTAAAGAGTATAAAGCAAAAGTCAAAGCCTACTTTGCAAAATATAGATCCCCCGGGCTCAATCCTCGCAATCGCCGCTCCTTAGCAGTGCTTCCTTTTGAATACAAAAAAAATTACACCCTCTATGGTATTTCAATCAATGGTAAAGCATTGTCTGATCGCATAACACAATCTATTGTCAATAAGATCACACAAACAAGAAAATTTACAGTGCTTGATAGACAAAATAGCAAATATTACCAAGTGGAAAAAGATTTACTTACAAGTGGGGATAGCGATCCGGTTGAGCTTGCAAGACTTGGTAAAAGACTTGGAGCTGACTATTTTGTCATTGGCCAGATATTGGATTTTGGGGTAAATAAAAATATAGAAAGCAACTACTACACAGGAGAAAGTAGTTCAAAAAATGAAGCCTACGCTACCATAGCTTATAGGATATTAAATATACCAACCCAACAGATTAAATGGTCTGATACTATTGACATTGAGTTTGAACTTCCTCCTGCAAGAAGAGCGGAAAGTATCGTAGTAAAAGCAGGAGATAAAATTGCCCAGGTTTTAGTCGAGCAGATCATTTTTAATATCTATCCCCCTAAAATAGTAAGTATTAGTAGAGATAGAGTAGTGGTCAACATGGGTGGAAATTTTATACATACGGGGGAAAAATATGAAGTATATAAACTTGGTAAAAGACTATACGATCCCTACACAAAAGAGTCACTTGGAAGAGAAGAGATAAAAATTGGAACAGTGAAAATCACAAAAGTGCTTCCAAAAATCTCCTATGCAAAAGTAGTTGAAGGAAAAGTAAGAAAAGGTGCAATACTTAAAAAAATATCTACCCCAAAAGAAGATGATTCCAACAGTCAAAATGTGGGCAAAGAATCTATGTTTGATGAGATGTTTCACAAATAA
- a CDS encoding SufE family protein, giving the protein MTMEETINQIKEDFELLGDPNAIIEYILEMGEQNEMHLPPELKNDETKIHGCASDAWMIEECKDGKLHFTVEGSSELAKGMIPLMLKIFNDRTPDEILSFDPQKLYALGFDKILSPTRLQGMEAFLKRIYTAAQKCKEQNI; this is encoded by the coding sequence ATGACAATGGAAGAGACAATCAACCAGATTAAAGAGGATTTTGAACTTCTTGGCGATCCCAACGCTATTATTGAGTATATTTTGGAGATGGGTGAGCAAAATGAGATGCATCTCCCGCCAGAACTCAAAAATGATGAAACGAAGATTCATGGTTGTGCAAGTGATGCATGGATGATTGAAGAGTGTAAAGATGGTAAATTGCATTTCACCGTAGAAGGAAGCAGTGAATTAGCAAAAGGGATGATCCCATTGATGCTCAAAATCTTTAACGACCGCACTCCTGATGAGATTCTCTCTTTTGATCCCCAAAAACTCTATGCCCTAGGATTTGATAAAATTTTGAGTCCTACGAGACTACAAGGGATGGAAGCCTTTTTAAAACGTATCTATACAGCTGCCCAGAAGTGTAAAGAGCAAAATATATAG
- a CDS encoding ankyrin repeat domain-containing protein, translating into MKYKCCLLLMIFLSANLFAFSDNIDVNINSDQNTSIFYRVRYDNENSILQYVKSHLFVLDKYDINRRNLLHYAVLYKKYRLLRFLIDQKKNIAIQDGAGNTPLHLAVMNRDTYAIKLLMLSPSFAIALKLKNGDNLTPLEIAAKRNDKNVVDLLRSFGTENNQEWIDYDNFNEDFEKQKQKHKKFFEKLREKTKKKHNSHIESSHIIKGSKNTGNIDIHLGERK; encoded by the coding sequence ATGAAATATAAATGCTGTTTGCTTTTAATGATATTCTTATCAGCAAACCTCTTTGCTTTTAGTGATAATATAGATGTGAATATTAATAGTGATCAAAATACCTCTATTTTTTATAGAGTAAGATATGACAATGAAAATAGTATATTGCAGTATGTAAAAAGTCACCTTTTTGTTTTAGATAAATATGATATCAATAGAAGAAATCTTTTGCACTATGCAGTTTTATATAAAAAATATAGATTATTGAGATTTTTAATCGATCAAAAAAAGAATATCGCAATACAAGATGGTGCCGGCAATACACCTCTACATTTAGCAGTCATGAATAGAGATACTTATGCGATAAAACTTTTAATGCTTTCTCCATCTTTTGCGATAGCATTAAAATTAAAAAATGGAGACAATCTCACGCCCTTAGAAATTGCCGCGAAAAGGAACGATAAAAATGTTGTGGATCTCTTACGATCATTTGGTACAGAAAATAATCAAGAGTGGATAGATTATGATAATTTTAATGAGGATTTTGAAAAACAGAAGCAAAAACATAAAAAATTTTTTGAAAAGCTTCGAGAGAAGACCAAAAAAAAGCATAATTCTCATATAGAGAGTTCGCATATTATAAAGGGCAGTAAAAATACAGGAAATATTGATATTCATTTAGGAGAGAGAAAATAA